From Candidatus Micrarchaeia archaeon:
TCAAATCCAGCAAATCCATAAGCATGGTCTTGCACTTCGCATTCGTAACCACTTTCGCCCCTGGATAAAGCTCAAGGATTCTCGGAATTGAGCCCGAGTGGTCCTGCTCGGCGTGGTTTGAAATAATGTAATCCAGTCTTTCTACATTCAACTCGCGCAGATTCGCTATGAGTTCGTCTGCCTTGACCGGATCGACAGTATCAATAAGCGCAATTTTTTCAGTTCCCTTCACAATATAGGAATTGTAGCTCGTGCCCTCAGGGAGCGGAAACAGCTCGTCGAAAAATTTTCTCTCCGGATGATTTGCGCCCACCCAATAAATCCCCTTCTTTATTTCAGTAAAGGCCATCACGCACACCCCTGCCAAAATCCTTTATCGCATATTTAATTAACCTTATTTCACACATCTATTTATGGATTTCCTATCCGCCATCCTCACTGTCCTAGGTCTCGCGCTTTTCGAATCCATAAGCAGCATAGACAACGCGGTAATCAACGCCGAAGTGCTTTCGAAAATGAGCGAAAGAGCCAAACGCTGGTTCCTCACCTACGGCCTTCTGTTCGCGGTCTTCGGGCTCAGGCTCCTTCTTCCCCTCGCAATTGTATGGATTGCGAATCCCTCATTGCAACCGTTGGACATCCTTATGGCCGCATTCAGCAGCGACCCGAAAATAATAGACGCGATAGAATCCAGCTCCCCGATACTGCTCGCGGGCGGAGGGGTGTTCCTTGTATTCCTTTTCTTCCATTGGCTATTCATAGAGCCCAAGAACTTTGGCCTGAGGGAGGAGAGGTTCTTCATTTCCCAGGGCGTGTGGTTCTACACCACTGTTTCAATCCTGCTTACGGTGATAGTTTGGTTCGCACTCCAGATTGACAGCATGCTCGCTTTCGGCGCAGTCGTGGGTTCAACCGCGTTCTTCATCACGCACGGCTTCAAGCAGAACGCGGAAGCAAGGGAGCGCGAATTGCTCGGAGGGGAAGGAAGCAGGGAAATGAGCGACTGGAGCAAAATCCTCTACCTTGAGGTGATAGACGCGACCTTTTCAGTGGACGGAGTGGTAGGGGCGTTCGCATTCACGCTTTCCGTACCGCTCATAATGGTTGGGAGCGGCCTCGGCGCCCTCATAGTGCGCGAAGTGACCATAAGAAACATCGAATCCGTGAAAAAATACAAGTACTTGAAGAACGGGGCAATGTATTCAGTCTTCATCCTCGGCGCGATAATGCTCCTGGACGCTTTCGGCGCGCACATACCCAGCTTCATTTCCCCAGTGTTCACATTTGCGATAATAGGGTATTTCTTCTGGAAATCCAGGAGCGAACCTGGAATTTCCGCACAGAAAAACTAATCTTCAATCCTGCGCATATTGTCTATTATTATTGAAGATAAAAACAGGTTCAGTTTCTCATCCTCCCTTTCCCGCGCGAGCTTCGTGAGCGAAAGATACTCATCTCTATTATTAGGATGAATAACGATGAGCGGAAACCCGCTCCTAATTAGTATGTAATTCCAGAGCAGGCGCGCAACCCTTGCGTTCCCGTCCGAAAAAGGCATTATGTGCTGGAACTCGCTGTGCACGAACGTAGCGAATTCGACAGTCTCCCGCACATTTCTCTTTCCGGAAAGGAATTCGTTCGCGTCCTGGCATAATCTTTCCAGCTTCGGGACTATCTCCTGCGGCGCCGCGGCCAGATACTGCTGGCCCTCGGAAGCGCCCTGCGCGGCCCTGAAACCTCCCCTCGCAAGCCCGAACGAGGATATGCGGTGCAGCTCGAGAATCAGCCCTGGCGAAAGCTGTTCGTCCATATACTTCAGCAGATACTCGAGCGAAAGGAGACAATTCAGCACCATGCTCGATTCGCTCATCTTTTTTCCTTCAGGCGCAATGTCCCTGAGCACGAGCTCCTTCGCCTCCTCGAACGTGAGCTGGCTTCCGGAAAGCTGCGCGCTCGCCCACG
This genomic window contains:
- a CDS encoding Fic family protein encodes the protein VFDEVLELFGMKREKRRNARPADAQAYAEMERLLEHCRKARKHLNAWAVEKSRKVEYAWASAQLSGSQLTFEEAKELVLRDIAPEGKKMSESSMVLNCLLSLEYLLKYMDEQLSPGLILELHRISSFGLARGGFRAAQGASEGQQYLAAAPQEIVPKLERLCQDANEFLSGKRNVRETVEFATFVHSEFQHIMPFSDGNARVARLLWNYILIRSGFPLIVIHPNNRDEYLSLTKLAREREDEKLNLFLSSIIIDNMRRIED
- a CDS encoding DUF475 domain-containing protein; the encoded protein is MDFLSAILTVLGLALFESISSIDNAVINAEVLSKMSERAKRWFLTYGLLFAVFGLRLLLPLAIVWIANPSLQPLDILMAAFSSDPKIIDAIESSSPILLAGGGVFLVFLFFHWLFIEPKNFGLREERFFISQGVWFYTTVSILLTVIVWFALQIDSMLAFGAVVGSTAFFITHGFKQNAEARERELLGGEGSREMSDWSKILYLEVIDATFSVDGVVGAFAFTLSVPLIMVGSGLGALIVREVTIRNIESVKKYKYLKNGAMYSVFILGAIMLLDAFGAHIPSFISPVFTFAIIGYFFWKSRSEPGISAQKN